TGCCTTCGTTGTCGCCGGAAATCAGTCGTTCATTGGGAAGGACGCGCACAATATCTCTCCCCGCACGGAAAGCCTCCGAGCGCGCATTGATGGAGCGACAACGCGCTGGGGCCGGCGGGGTTCCATCGCGGCTTCGTGAAGTCGCACTCGCTTGACTGTGACTCGGCTGCCGCACGAAGCGCCGGAACTTGAGTCGGCGCTGCGGCGTTTACGGGACAGCAGCATCACCCAGATGCACATCCAACGGGGCAGCACATGACAAAGTTCTCGTTAGTCCGTCGCAGCTTTTCGCCGCGCGTGGTCACCGCCTGTGCATTTGCGACAGCTTTGCTGACGATGCCGATCGCGGCCCAGGCGCAAACGCTCGGCTACGCGGCGATGCAGCCGCAGTTCTATCCGCAGGATCAGGCCTATTCGCAGGGTTATGCGAGCGAAGCGCCGCAAGCCGCCGACGAGGATGCGGTGTTGCCGGATCGCCTGCGCCGGCAGATCGTCAGCTTCGACCGCAACGAGCCGGCGGGCACCATCGTGATCGATACCGCCAACACCTATCTCTACTACGTGCTCGGTAACGGACGCGCCTTGCGCTACGGTGTCGGCGTCGGCCGCGAGGGATTCACCTGGTCGGGCGTGCAGAGCGTCAGCCGCAAGGCAGAATGGCCGGATTGGCATCCGCCTGCAGAGATGATCGCGCGCCAGCCCTATCTGCCGCGATTCGTCGCCGGTGGCCCCGGCAATCCCCTGGGGGCGCGCGCGATGTATCTCGGCTCCAGCGAGTACCGCATTCACGGTACCAACGATCCCACCACGATCGGCAAGTTCGTCTCCTCCGGCTGCATCCGTCTCACCAACGAGGACGTGACCGACCTGTTCAGCCGCGTCAGCGTCGGCGCCAAGGTCGTGGTGCTGCCGAAGAACGCACCGCTGATGGCGCGCGGCGGCGATCCCGTGCGCAGGCGGCCGGTGGTGACGACGCTGCATTCGGGGCGCCAGGCGCTGAATATTTCTGCGTCGTCGGTGGATTAGGAGTCTAGCGAGGTTACATGATGAGACGTTCGATCAGAAAGCTCGTCGGCGGAACGGCTGCGTTCGTCGCGGTCGCTTCCGTCGGCCT
The genomic region above belongs to Bradyrhizobium sp. CCBAU 53338 and contains:
- a CDS encoding L,D-transpeptidase, encoding MTKFSLVRRSFSPRVVTACAFATALLTMPIAAQAQTLGYAAMQPQFYPQDQAYSQGYASEAPQAADEDAVLPDRLRRQIVSFDRNEPAGTIVIDTANTYLYYVLGNGRALRYGVGVGREGFTWSGVQSVSRKAEWPDWHPPAEMIARQPYLPRFVAGGPGNPLGARAMYLGSSEYRIHGTNDPTTIGKFVSSGCIRLTNEDVTDLFSRVSVGAKVVVLPKNAPLMARGGDPVRRRPVVTTLHSGRQALNISASSVD